In Panicum virgatum strain AP13 chromosome 5K, P.virgatum_v5, whole genome shotgun sequence, the genomic window TCGCAAGTAATAGGAGTACATCTGACATGAAAATGGATGAGGGCCTATCTTCGTTTTGCCGATGCAAATTAAACGGACATATATCTAAAGATAACATCTAGGCATTGCACGATAATGCGATTGCTTACTTGATGATAATCCAACAACAAGTCCATTTAGTTAGGTACTGGCCTGTACATGGATCTCTACCTACTTGCTGATCAAGATTCAAGAATAATGTGTTGACGGCTGCATGCTCACGGGTCACATGTATGCGGTCAAAACTCAAAAGACCTCGGCTTGTGAATAGATCTATCTAGATTCCGGGGTTGTAACGAAGATTTGAAtcccagcaaaaaaaaaagacataaaATTTGAATCctcgaaaaaaaaagatttggaTGGGGGTATACAGACAAGAGCATTGATGGTAGCAATCAAGAACATCATTACTATGATATACGATAAACATCGGATTAGTACACAGCCAGCTAGCTAGTAAATATTCGGGGCTCAGAGAGATTTGGATAAGGATCGGATAAGAAGTAATTACTAGGAATTGGTAGTATTATCCTAACAAAACTACTCCGATGATGTACTGTGGATAGGACGTACTCCTAGGATAAGGATATCGGTACAGGAGTCCGAGTAATACATGTGGATAAAAACATTTAGCAGATCGTGTAATGCTAATCGGATTGTAATCAAGATCAACACCTGGCTCTCTTCTTCTTGCCGATCAAGATTAACATTTACAGCTCGCAACGGTTTACACCTGCGGTCAAAAATCCCCCGACGTGTGAATAGCTCTCTAGATATCCTCCCTGCCCGAAACTCCTGCCCCGAGCCACTGCGCCGCAGGCCCTCACCTCCGTCCGGTCCCACGCGCCAGCCTCCCCCAGCCCCTAATCACCCAACGGTaacacggggggggggggggggggggttaaccACCTGGCCCCCCGTCCGTCCCGAACTCCCGATAACGGGACAAGCACACACGCCGCCTGGCGACCAGGAActcgggcgcggcgcggcggcacccCCTCACGCGCCGCGCGCCTATAAAGGCCGCCGGGGCGAACCCGCCGCCAACCACCTGCCCCCCAAATCCCCAATCGCGCATCGCAGAGCGCCGCGTCCTCCAGCGCCCACGCCTCGTCGTCTAGCCTAGTTCCAAAAGTAACCcgcacctcgccggccgcaGCCGAGCCGTCTCGCTCTCTGAGGACTGCGCGAGgggcccccaccgccggcgagcaagATGATCTCCGCCGACGCGGCCCGCAACGTCGTGGGCATCATCGGTAAGTTGTAGTTCGGTTCGATTGGGACCTTCTAGGGGGGCGATCCAAGTACCCAAACGCTGGATCGATCGACGGCGGGGGCtggggtttggtttggtttggttcgaTTTCGCCGGGTCGGCGGCTCACGAGTGGTTTTGCTTTGGTTGCAGGCAATGTCATCTCCTTCGGCCTCTTCCTCTCCCCAGTGTAAGCCCCCcttccccgcgccgcgccgcgcgcatcCGCCTCCGACGAGCTAGGTGGTTCTGGGTAGGGTTTTGTTCGTGCTGAcggtgaggcggcggcgcccgcattTGCGCCCGCGTGTTGTGTGCAGGCCGACCTTCTATCGGATCTGCAAGGCCAAGGATGTGGAGGAGTTCAAGGCGGACCCCTACCTGGCGACGCTGCTCAACTGCATGCTCTGGGTCTTCTACGGCCTCCCCATCGTCCACCCCAACAGCATCCTCGTCGTCACCATCAACGGCATCGGGCTCGTCATCGAGGCCGCGTACCtcaccatcttcttcatctACAGCGACAGCAAGAAGCGCGTGAGTGCCGCGATCCTGCGTATCATGCTTTTCCCCCCCCTCTATCGATCCGATCGATCTGGTTTCGAGTTTGATTCGTGTGCCTCAATTCGCGTGTGCAGAAAAGGGCGTTCGCCGTCCTGGCCGTGGAGATTGTGTTCATGGTCATCGTGGTGGTCTCGGTGCTCCTGACCGCGCACACCCACGACAAGCGCTCCATGATCGTCGGCATCCTCTGCGTCATCTTCGGCGCGATGATGTACGCCTCCCCGCTCACCGTCATGGTACGTGAACGAACATCCATCCGATTCTGCCTCTCCCTCATTGTGCGGAATGTAGTGGTGTGTTTGAATCCGTCTCCTGCCTGATTTTGCTGCTTAATTGCGTGGATAATATTTGCCGTTGCCGGTTAAATCGATCAGGGTGCAATAATTAGGCATATCTCTGTGAGTGCTTATCTGCATGGGTtttggggcccacatgtcggtgGAAGTTTAGCTAATTTTTTATCGATATGGATAGGAGTTACTAGTACAGCTC contains:
- the LOC120707337 gene encoding bidirectional sugar transporter SWEET6b-like translates to MISADAARNVVGIIGNVISFGLFLSPVPTFYRICKAKDVEEFKADPYLATLLNCMLWVFYGLPIVHPNSILVVTINGIGLVIEAAYLTIFFIYSDSKKRKRAFAVLAVEIVFMVIVVVSVLLTAHTHDKRSMIVGILCVIFGAMMYASPLTVMGNVIRTKSVEYMPFSLSLVSFLNGVCWTAYALIRFDLYVTIPNALGAFFGLVQLILYSCYYKTTPKKEKNVELPTVVSGNVRGGAGAGGNVSVTVER